Proteins co-encoded in one Ralstonia sp. RRA genomic window:
- a CDS encoding GntP family permease, which produces MSVIIVLAALAFLMFAAYRGYSVILFAPLAALGAVLLTDPSAVAPVFSGIFMEKMVGFVKLYFPVFLLGAVFGKVIELSGFSRSIVASVIRVVGAKRAMLSIVLVCALLTYGGVSLFVVVFAVYPFAAEMFRQGNIPKRLIPGTIALGAFSFTMDSLPGTPQIQNIIPTTFFHTTSWAAPWLGTIGALFIIVVGMSYLEWRRRVALRNGHGYDHGLTKLVNEPETAETGTLANPLIALSPLVLVGVMNLLFTRWIPTWYGKVVTVALPGLPKPLTVEADKLTAIWAVEAALLIGIIVVLVFGFRAVKGRFAEGSKAAVSGALLAAMNTASEYGFGGVIAALPGFLVLADGLRAIPNPLVNEAVTVSTLAGITGSASGGMSIALAAMADQFVQAAQATGIPMEVLHRVASMASGGMDTLPHNGAVITLLAVTGLTHREAYRDVFCVTIIKTLAVFFVIAVFYATGIV; this is translated from the coding sequence ATGTCCGTCATCATCGTGCTGGCTGCGCTGGCATTTCTGATGTTTGCCGCCTACCGCGGTTACAGCGTCATCCTGTTTGCACCGCTGGCCGCCCTGGGCGCGGTGCTCCTGACGGATCCATCGGCCGTGGCGCCGGTGTTCTCCGGCATCTTCATGGAGAAGATGGTCGGCTTCGTCAAACTGTACTTCCCGGTGTTCCTGCTCGGTGCCGTGTTCGGCAAGGTGATCGAGCTGTCGGGCTTTTCGCGCTCGATTGTCGCCTCGGTCATCCGCGTGGTGGGTGCCAAGCGCGCGATGCTCTCCATCGTGCTGGTGTGCGCGCTGCTGACGTACGGCGGCGTGTCGCTGTTCGTGGTGGTGTTTGCGGTGTACCCGTTTGCGGCGGAGATGTTCCGCCAGGGCAACATTCCCAAGCGCCTGATCCCGGGCACGATCGCGCTGGGCGCGTTCTCCTTCACGATGGATTCATTGCCGGGTACGCCGCAGATCCAGAACATCATCCCGACCACGTTCTTCCACACCACCTCGTGGGCCGCGCCGTGGCTCGGTACGATCGGTGCGCTGTTCATCATCGTGGTGGGCATGTCGTATCTGGAATGGCGCCGCCGCGTGGCGCTGCGCAATGGCCACGGCTATGACCACGGCCTCACCAAGCTGGTGAACGAGCCGGAAACGGCCGAGACCGGCACGCTGGCAAACCCGCTGATCGCACTGTCGCCGCTGGTGTTGGTGGGCGTGATGAACCTGCTGTTCACGCGCTGGATTCCGACGTGGTACGGCAAGGTCGTCACGGTTGCGCTGCCGGGTCTGCCCAAGCCGCTGACCGTTGAAGCTGACAAGCTGACCGCGATCTGGGCCGTGGAAGCGGCGCTGCTGATCGGCATCATCGTGGTGCTGGTGTTCGGCTTCCGCGCCGTGAAGGGTCGCTTTGCCGAGGGTAGCAAGGCAGCCGTGTCCGGCGCGCTGCTGGCCGCGATGAATACGGCTTCGGAATACGGTTTCGGTGGCGTGATCGCTGCGCTGCCGGGCTTCCTGGTGCTGGCCGACGGCCTGCGTGCGATTCCGAATCCGCTCGTCAATGAAGCCGTGACGGTGAGCACGCTGGCCGGTATCACTGGTTCGGCTTCGGGCGGTATGAGCATTGCGCTGGCTGCGATGGCGGATCAGTTTGTGCAGGCTGCGCAGGCGACCGGTATCCCGATGGAGGTGCTGCACCGCGTGGCGTCGATGGCCTCGGGTGGCATGGATACGCTGCCGCATAACGGCGCCGTGATCACGCTGCTGGCCGTGACCGGGCTTACGCACCGCGAGGCGTATCGCGATGTGTTTTGCGTCACCATCATCAAGACGCTGGCTGTGTTCTTTGTGATTGCTGTGTTTTACGCGACCGGCATCGTTTGA
- a CDS encoding MFS transporter, protein MQATEATTAPAQGNRAPAPAISAATRRKAIIAATIGNGLEWFDFTVYSFFAVIIARLFFPTGNDFTSFMLTVATFGVGFFMRPVGAVVLGVYADRVGRKAALTLTIMLMALGTAIIGLAPTYSQIGIGAPILIVIARLIQGFSAGGEVGGATAFLIEYSPDERRGYFASWQQASQGISFILGAAMGAIVTNGLSPEQIDAWGWRIPFLFGLLIGPVGMYIRSHLHEPPAFEKQKAKAEKESRLAPLSQVLRDHPREVLGGLGVTILWTVCTYTLVFYMPTYAKQQLGLPLGATFQSTALCGAIIFVLCPIMGTLSDRIGRKRMLGTVALIIAAAAYPLFHWLNVNPTVQTLLQVQVILGVLLAAFTGPAPAVLAEQFPTAVRSTGLSISYNLAVTIFGGFAPLIVTWLIASTGSKLAPSYYVMVAAIISVFALSLMHDRTGKPIEK, encoded by the coding sequence ATGCAAGCCACCGAAGCCACGACGGCGCCCGCCCAGGGCAATCGTGCACCGGCCCCGGCCATCTCCGCAGCCACCCGACGCAAGGCCATCATCGCCGCCACCATCGGCAACGGCCTCGAGTGGTTCGACTTCACGGTCTACAGCTTCTTTGCAGTCATCATCGCCCGGCTGTTCTTTCCCACCGGCAACGACTTCACCTCGTTCATGCTGACGGTCGCCACGTTTGGCGTGGGCTTCTTCATGCGGCCGGTCGGCGCCGTGGTGCTCGGCGTCTATGCCGACCGCGTGGGCCGCAAGGCAGCGCTCACGCTCACCATCATGCTGATGGCACTGGGCACGGCCATCATCGGGCTCGCACCCACGTATTCGCAAATCGGCATCGGCGCACCGATCCTGATCGTGATCGCGCGGCTCATCCAGGGCTTTTCGGCCGGCGGTGAAGTCGGCGGTGCCACGGCCTTCCTGATCGAGTATTCGCCTGACGAGCGCCGCGGCTACTTCGCCAGCTGGCAGCAGGCGAGCCAGGGCATCTCGTTCATCCTTGGCGCGGCCATGGGTGCGATCGTCACCAACGGCCTGTCGCCCGAGCAGATCGACGCCTGGGGCTGGCGCATTCCGTTCCTGTTCGGCCTGCTGATCGGCCCGGTCGGCATGTACATCCGTTCGCACCTGCATGAGCCGCCTGCATTTGAAAAACAGAAGGCCAAGGCCGAGAAGGAATCGCGCCTCGCGCCGCTGTCGCAGGTGCTGCGCGATCATCCGCGCGAAGTGCTCGGCGGCCTGGGCGTGACCATCCTGTGGACGGTCTGCACGTACACGCTGGTGTTCTACATGCCGACGTACGCCAAGCAGCAGCTCGGCCTGCCGCTGGGCGCGACGTTCCAGTCGACAGCGCTGTGCGGCGCGATCATCTTCGTGCTGTGCCCGATCATGGGCACGCTGTCGGATCGCATCGGCCGCAAGCGCATGCTGGGGACGGTGGCGCTCATCATCGCCGCAGCAGCGTATCCGCTCTTCCACTGGCTGAACGTCAACCCGACCGTGCAGACGCTGCTGCAGGTGCAGGTGATCCTGGGTGTGCTGCTGGCGGCGTTCACCGGCCCGGCGCCGGCCGTGCTGGCCGAGCAGTTCCCGACAGCGGTGCGCTCCACCGGCCTGTCCATTTCTTACAACCTGGCGGTGACGATCTTCGGCGGCTTTGCTCCGCTGATCGTGACGTGGCTGATCGCCAGCACAGGCAGCAAGCTGGCGCCGTCGTATTACGTAATGGTCGCGGCCATCATCAGCGTGTTCGCGCTGTCGCTGATGCACGATCGCACAGGCAAGCCGATCGAGAAGTAA
- a CDS encoding oxidoreductase: protein MSSSQTPVAQGFAGDGDAAEQPRGPAVLVAGANGLVGSAVVRRLVAQTWAGSVTALVRRQGALTAGQAMPGRLRERVVDFDRLDAPEADTALAADIVICALGTTIRQAGSQAAFRRVDVDYPAELARRAFAAGAHHFLLVSALGADARSGVFYNRCKGEVEAEILSIGFPSVTIVRPSLLLGKRSEFRFGECIAQNLSHAIGWMVPTAWRPVPAESVAAALVSAARVDAPGVRVLENAALLAAKDERPVG, encoded by the coding sequence ATGTCGAGTTCGCAAACGCCTGTCGCACAAGGCTTCGCGGGCGATGGCGATGCCGCCGAACAGCCACGCGGACCGGCCGTGCTGGTGGCCGGCGCCAATGGATTGGTGGGCAGCGCGGTGGTGCGCCGCCTGGTCGCCCAGACCTGGGCCGGCAGCGTGACAGCGCTGGTCCGCCGGCAGGGGGCCTTGACAGCAGGGCAGGCCATGCCCGGCAGACTGCGCGAGCGCGTGGTCGATTTCGATCGGCTGGACGCCCCCGAGGCGGACACCGCCCTGGCTGCAGATATCGTTATTTGCGCGCTGGGCACGACCATTCGCCAGGCCGGATCGCAGGCAGCATTCCGGCGTGTTGATGTCGACTATCCGGCGGAACTGGCGCGGCGCGCGTTCGCGGCCGGGGCACATCATTTCCTGCTGGTAAGCGCGCTGGGCGCCGATGCGCGCTCGGGTGTTTTTTACAATCGCTGCAAGGGTGAGGTGGAAGCAGAGATCCTGTCGATCGGCTTTCCATCGGTCACGATCGTGCGGCCGTCGCTGCTGCTCGGCAAACGCAGCGAATTCCGCTTCGGCGAATGCATTGCACAAAATCTGTCGCACGCAATCGGATGGATGGTGCCGACCGCGTGGCGGCCCGTGCCGGCGGAATCGGTGGCGGCAGCGTTGGTGAGCGCAGCACGTGTGGATGCGCCCGGTGTGCGTGTGCTGGAGAACGCCGCGCTGCTGGCCGCAAAAGACGAACGGCCGGTGGGTTGA
- a CDS encoding HU family DNA-binding protein — protein MTTKSELVAAIAKDAELSNAAAERALNSALENIKKTVAKGGTITLVGFGSFSSGKRAARTGRNPRTGEAIKIPATKTVKFTAGKGFKDAVNKKK, from the coding sequence ATGACGACCAAATCCGAACTCGTAGCCGCCATTGCAAAAGACGCAGAACTGAGCAACGCCGCCGCCGAGCGCGCGCTGAACTCCGCGCTGGAAAACATCAAGAAGACCGTCGCCAAGGGCGGCACCATCACGCTGGTTGGCTTCGGTTCGTTCTCGTCGGGCAAGCGTGCTGCACGCACCGGCCGCAACCCGCGCACCGGCGAAGCCATCAAGATCCCGGCAACCAAGACCGTGAAGTTCACGGCTGGCAAGGGCTTCAAGGACGCCGTGAACAAGAAGAAGTAA